Proteins encoded in a region of the Triticum dicoccoides isolate Atlit2015 ecotype Zavitan chromosome 3A, WEW_v2.0, whole genome shotgun sequence genome:
- the LOC119272489 gene encoding integrin-linked protein kinase 1-like gives MEEELSQMEPSTKVTLQRQASSGSLTQGPSGELRRQTSLESSPRSGRGGNRHLFGRQSSMDPNRRRGRSQSPVGSQADQDLAVPDNLDSTMQLLFLACQGDAPGVEALLHGGVDVNSINLDGRTALHVAACEGQREVVSVLLDWQANIDARDRWGSTAVADSKCYGHMDIYDLLKSHGGKAPRNRRTPMMVSNPGEIPEYELNPGELQFRKGDEVLKGTYQVAKWNGTKVSVKIVDRETYSDQEAINSFRHELTVFEKVRHPNVVQFIGAVTQNIPMMIVSEYHANADLGSLIQRKGRLNGHKVLRYALDIARGMTYLHQCKPDPIIHCDLKPKNIFLDNGGLMKVGGFGLMRLSKMAPDKVKLMNHEAIVDTFSYYTAPEMHRNEVFDMSVDAYAFGFILYEMVEGLPNMESTTVIARCEGMRPSLKNKLKGYPSDFKGLIEECWETHPMARPTFSEMIVRLDKIYAHCMKHGAWKESLKIWK, from the exons ATGGAGGAGGAGCTGAGCCAGATGGAGCCCAGCACCAAGGTGACGCTGCAGCGGCAGGCGTCGTCGGGGTCCCTGACGCAGGGCCCGTCGGGGGAGCTCCGGCGGCAGACGTCGCTGGAGTCGTCCCCCCGCTCGGGGCGCGGCGGGAACCGGCACCTGTTCGGGCGGCAGTCGTCCATGGACCCCAACCGGCGGCGCGGCCGGAGCCAGAGCCCCGTGGGCTCCCAGGCCGACCAGGACCTCGCCGTGCCGGACAACCTCGATTCCACCATGCAGCTGCTCTTCCTCGCCTGCCAGGGCGACGCGCCCGGCGTCGAGGCGCTGCTCCACGGCGGCGTCGACGTCAACAGCATCAACCTCGACGGCCGCACCGCGCTGCACGTCGCTGCCTGCGAGGGCCAGCGCGAGGTCGTCAGCGTGCTGCTCGACTGGCAGGCCAACATCGACGCCCGCGACCGATGGGGCAGCACG GCGGTGGCCGATTCCAAGTGTTACGGCCACATGGACATCTACGATCTTCTGAAATCTCATGGTGGAAAGGCCCCG AGAAACAGGAGGACGCCGATGATGGTGTCGAACCCCGGGGAGATACCGGAGTACGAGTTGAACCCCGGCGAGCTCCAGTTCCGGAAAGGGGACGAAGTGCTCAAG GGCACGTACCAAGTTGCAAAATGGAACGGAACCAAGGTCTCCGTTAAAATAGTCGACAGAGAAACCTACTCCGATCAGGAAGCCAT AAACTCTTTCAGGCATGAGCTGACGGTATTCGAGAAGGTCCGGCACCCGAATGTCGTCCAGTTCATCGGAGCCGTCACGCAGAACATACCCATGATGATTGTTTCTGAATACCATGCAAAT GCTGATTTAGGAAGCCTTATTCAGAGGAAAGGAAGGCTGAATGGCCACAAGGTGCTGAGATATGCCCTTGACATTGCCAG GGGCATGACTTATCTGCATCAGTGCAAGCCAGACCCCATCATCCACTGCGACCTAAAGCCAAA AAATATCTTCCTGGATAATGGAGGCCTAATGAAGGTCGGAGGGTTCGGGCTGATGAGGCTGTCCAAGATGGCTCCTGACAAGGTGAAACTGATGaaccacgaggccatcgtcgacaCCTTCA GTTACTACACTGCGCCTGAGATGCACAGAAACGAGGTGTTTGACATGAGCGTCGACGCGTACGCATTCGGCTTCATCCTTTACGAG ATGGTTGAAGGACTGCCCAACATGGAATCCACAACCGTCATAGCCCGATGCGAGGGGATGCGGCCGTCGCTGAAGAACAAGCTCAAGGGGTACCCTTCAGACTTCAAAGG GCTGATCGAGGAGTGCTGGGAGACGCACCCGATGGCGCGGCCGACCTTCTCGGAGATGATCGTCCGGCTGGACAAGATCTACGCGCACTGCATGAAGCACGGGGCCTGGAAGGAGTCGCTCAAGATCTG GAAATGA